The sequence below is a genomic window from Thermoflavifilum sp..
ATCCTACGGTGGCTAACAGTCCGCCTTACAGCACCTATGCCCAGTACATTGTGCGCGATCCGCAGGGGCGGCCTTACGGCATTTCCTCCATCGTGGGGCAGGAAATGACCAATCCACTGGCTTATATCCAGACGCAGCTGGGCAACTATGGCTGGTCGCATAACATCGTGGGTAACGTATATGCTGAAATCACCCCCATCGAAGGATTAACCTTCCGCACCAGCATCGGTGCGAAGCAGGCTTTCTGGGGTAATCAAAGCTTTACACCTACGTATTATCTAAGTCCCACCGTGTCGCATCTGGGCGGCCCTGAATTATATCGCACACAAAACCAGGGCTTGATCTGGAACTGGGAAAACACCATTTCTTATACCCGACAGATTCACCAGCATCATATCACTTTGCTGGCTGGAACCAGTGCGCAGGAAAATACATCCACCGGACTGGGTGTGACTTACAAAGGTTTGCCGGTGAATAATTATCAGGATGCTTCCATGAATTTCAATTTACCTGAAGTTACCAACGGTATCGCCAACCGGCCGGGTTATGGATATGAAAATCAGGTTTATCGACTCAGCTCTTATTTTGGTCGGGTGGTATATGATTATGCCGGCAGGTATTTGCTCACGGCCATTTTACGCGTGGATGGTTCTTCCCGCTTCGGCAGCAACAACAAATATGGCAAGTTTCCCTCGGCTTCAATAGGATGGATTCCCAGTATGGAATCGTTCTGGCCCGAAAACCGAATCGTGAGTTACCTGAAGATCCGCGGCTCTTACGGCGTGACGGGTAACGATAATATCGGCGATTTCCAGTATGTGTCTACTGTAAGCGGCGGGCGGAACTATCCTTTCGGGAATGACCACATACAGGTGGGCTACAGTCCTAATGCACCGGCCAATCCAGATCTGAAATGGGAACAGACCAGTCAGCTCAACATAGGTTTCGATGCCGTAGTATGGAACGATTTCAATGTGACGTTCGACTGGTATATCAAGAAAACCACCGGCATGTTGTTGCAGATTCAAATTCCCGGTTATGTGGGTGCGTCGGGCGAGCCTTTTGGGAATGTGGCCAGCTTGAAAGATCAGGGTTTTGAGCTGGAATTGGGCTACCACAAACGCATCGGTCAGGTAGAATTGCAGGCCAACGGCAACGCATCTTATGTACAGAATACCATCACCAATATCGGCGACAACAGCTTTTTCACGGCCGGCACCTTCCAGGCCAGTGCCTATGAAATAGCGCGTACCGCCGTGGGGCATCCCATCGCTTCGTTTTATGGGTTTAAGATCCTCGGTATTTTCCAGACACAGGCCGATGTAGATAATTATGTGGATCCAAAAACGGGCGGCAAGATTCAGCCCAACGCCAGGCCTGGCGATTTTAAATGGGCCGACCTGAATCATAACGGCATCATCGACGACAGCGACCGTACGTTTATCGGCAATCCCACGCCCGACTGGACTTTTGGATTCACCGTATCGGCGAAATGGAAACAATTTGATGTGCTGGTATTCGGTCAGGGTGTGGCGGGGAATAAGATCTTCCAGGGTTTGCGCAGGCTGGATATTCCGACGGCCAACTGGACGAAAGCCGCACTGGGCAGGTGGACGGGGCCGGGCACGTCGAACAGCTTCCCCCGGCTGGTGGACAACGACCCCAATCATAATTTCACCTATCCTTCGACCTTCTACCTATCCGACGGTTCTTATCTGCGGGTCAAAACCATTCAAATAGGCTATCATCTGCCGGCACGCCTCATCAAGCGTATGGGTATGGATCATCTGCGGGTGTATGTAGGCGCGAACAACTTGATTACATTTACCCGATACAGCGGTTATGATCCCGAAATAGGAGGCAGCAGCTATAGTATCGACCGGGGCGTGTACCCGCAGGCTCGTTCCTATATGGTGGGGCTGGATTTTGGATTGTAAACGATTTGATTTTCTGAACCTGAAAACGAAACGTATTATGAAACGACATACAAGCATATATCCGATGCTGATGCTGGCATCCGTTCTGTTGATATCGGCTTGCAGCAAAAGTTTTCTGGAAGTGCAACCCAGAGGATTGCAGCTGGAATCGAATTACTACCAAACGCCCGATCAGGCTTTCGCCGCGCTGGTAGCGGCTTATAATCCCATGGGATGGGAAGCCGGAGGCAGCGATAATACCTATATTGATCCCCTCGGACCGCTCAATTCCGCTTCCGATGAGTGTTATGCCGGAGGAGGCGGTCCTACCGATATGGCTTTCTGGCAGGTGTGGAATACCTACACCCTTACGCCGGCCCTGGGTCCGCAGGCAGGCTTCTGGGATAGAAATTATACGGGTATTTACCGGGTGAATGTGTTCCTTTCTAAAATCGACGGCGTGCAGGGACTCGATCCGGCCACGAAAGCCCGTTATGTTGCGGAAGCCAAATTCCTCCGGGCTTATTATTATTTCTGGCTGGTACGCCTGTTTAAAAACATTCCGCTCATCACCCATCCGCTGGCCACAGAAGAAATCTACAAGCAAACCCAGGCGCCGGTGGATTCGGTGTATCATCAGATTGAAACCGATCTGAAAGAGGCTATTCCCGATCTGCCCTGGACCGTGAATATCCCCGAGGAAGGCGGACGGGCCACCAGAGGAGCGGCATATGCACTCATGGGGAAGGTGATCATGTGGGAAGCCGGCCCCAACAATAATTCACGTATGCTGGAAGCCGCGGCTTATCTGGATAGTGTGAATTTTTCCGGGTATTATCATCTCGTGCCCAACTTCCCTGACATCTTCAGTCCGGATAATAAATTCAACAGCGAGTCGATTCTCGAGATCGTGCACACCGGTGCTCAGAATGCAGGATGGGGTAACTGGCCGAATTTCCTGGGCAACGTTTATACCCAGATGGTTGGCCCTCGCAGCTATAGCGGTCCCATCTACTGGTCGGGTGGCTGGAGCTTCAATCCCATTATCCCCAGCTTCGTGGATAGCCTGAAAGGTGATCCGCGCTATCCTTATACCGTGGCCAATATCGACAGCATCGTGAATGCGGCTCCGGGCAGGAGTTACACGGCGGGTTATCAAAATACGGGCTATTTCATCCAGAAATATGCGCCGCTGGCGAAATATGCGTCCACCACAGGTCAGCCGGAACTTAATTTCCCGAACGACTATATTGAAATCCGTCTGGCCGATACCTACCTGCTTGAGGCAGAGGCGCTCGTGAGGGGTGGGGGCGACCTGAGCAAGGCCAGCATGCTGCTGAATGCAGTCAGAGCGCGTGTGGGGCTGGGCAATGTGGCACCTACGCTGAAAAACATCTATCACGAACGCATGATTGAGCTGGCAACAGAAGGACATCGCTGGTTTGATCTGGTGCGACTGGGCTGGGCGCCTTCGGTACTGGCTTTCAAAGGATTTCAGGCAGGTAAACATGAACTGCTGCCCATTCCGCTGGTGGAAATGAATAATACCCAGTTGAAACAAAATCCTGGTTATTGATTATTGACTTAAACTTTTTGCCATGAAACGTTATCATGTTCCCTATATCCTGATTGGCTTCCTCTGCATCGGCCTGCTGGCCGTGGTACTTTCCAATTGTCGGCCCGATGATTTGAAGGATATTTCCCTGGGAGCTCCGCCCAAAGCCAGTTTTCAGATTATTGGCGGAGGTGACCAGAACACCATTACACTGGTGAATACCACCCCACCGGTAGGCAAGTATGGCTCGGTATCCATTCCATACTGGACTGTCGAGGAAACCCAGCAGACGGCCGAGGGCGATTCGGCTCATTTCCGGTTTACCTTTGCCGGTACATATACCATTAAGTTGCTGGTGGTGGCTCATGGCGGCATCGATTCTGCCGAACAAAAGGTAACCATCAACCAGAATGATACCACCGCCTGCCAGAATTCCGTGCTGGGTTTCATTGCAGGTTGCACATCCAAAACCTGGCAATTTGCCCCTGAAGCCTATGCCTATAAAGTAGGCCCCAATCCTGATGATGGCAGCTGGTGGGGAAATCCGGCTTCTGATGTCACCGGCGCACGGGTTTGCGATTTTAATGATACTTATACGTTTTATTTTGATGCCAATGGTACCTTCGTATACGATAACAAAGGCGATTTTTATACGGAAGACTATCTGGGAAGGGCCAACTGGAGCTGCGATGTGAATGCCGATCTGCCGCCCGCCCAGCAACCCTGGGCTTCGGGAACGTTCCGCTATCAAGTGATTGAAGGAACAGGTGTGGCTAAAAAGGGCCAGCTGAAGGTGATCGGCCTGGGAGCCCATATCGGCCTGGCCAAAGTGACCAATCAGGGTGAAACGAAAACCGCTCCAGTCGTAAATACTATCACATACGATATCCTGGACATGTATCACGACCCGGCCGGATTTGATGTGTTGAAACTGGGCATTAATGATAGCCAGGATCCCAATAATCCGGTGTGGTGGACCTATACCCTGCGGAGTTATTAAGGTAATGACAGATGGTATTGTGCATCATACTTCTTCGTGCAAGAAGTGTTTACAGATTGTTCTATCTGTGAAGACCCTATTAGCTTTTTTAAACATATCGAACATGAAATTACCATACCTTTTGCCATGGTTGGGCGCTGGATTGCTGGCTATTTTTTCCTGTAGTAAATCGTCAACGCATCCGCTTCCTTCCGGCCAGGATCAGCCATCCATCACCATCTCCGATGTCACGCTGGCCCGCCAGCCCAGGCAAAACATCAACTTTCGTTTTTACCTGGGTTTATCGGCCTCCTCTACACAGGAAGTTACCGTGAACTACCACACCGAAGCAGGAACGGCCATCGCTGGTAAAGATTTTATACCCGATAGCGGTGTGTTGCATTTTGCACCTGGCAGCACACAGGCTTATGTGGATATTACGGTGATCGCCGACAGCTTACGGCGTCCCAATCAAACTTTTTATCTGGTTCTGTCGGATCCCAACCATGCCACACTGGCTAAGAATAAGGCCACCGGCACCATCCTGAATCAAGACCTGCCTTAT
It includes:
- a CDS encoding RagB/SusD family nutrient uptake outer membrane protein, with protein sequence MKRHTSIYPMLMLASVLLISACSKSFLEVQPRGLQLESNYYQTPDQAFAALVAAYNPMGWEAGGSDNTYIDPLGPLNSASDECYAGGGGPTDMAFWQVWNTYTLTPALGPQAGFWDRNYTGIYRVNVFLSKIDGVQGLDPATKARYVAEAKFLRAYYYFWLVRLFKNIPLITHPLATEEIYKQTQAPVDSVYHQIETDLKEAIPDLPWTVNIPEEGGRATRGAAYALMGKVIMWEAGPNNNSRMLEAAAYLDSVNFSGYYHLVPNFPDIFSPDNKFNSESILEIVHTGAQNAGWGNWPNFLGNVYTQMVGPRSYSGPIYWSGGWSFNPIIPSFVDSLKGDPRYPYTVANIDSIVNAAPGRSYTAGYQNTGYFIQKYAPLAKYASTTGQPELNFPNDYIEIRLADTYLLEAEALVRGGGDLSKASMLLNAVRARVGLGNVAPTLKNIYHERMIELATEGHRWFDLVRLGWAPSVLAFKGFQAGKHELLPIPLVEMNNTQLKQNPGY
- a CDS encoding TonB-dependent receptor: MKMTVLMVMLLAIQASARVYSQEMLSLHVQDIDIARALHLIEKKSSYRFLYNDAWLQNHPRVSLDVHQQSITEVVGQLLAGTGLTYTLVGDRLIVIAPQNMNIQEVRLTGVVRDSSGQPLAGVTVKLKGTNVGTITDAQGRFSLQVPDQQAVLVFSYVGYQPREIPVSQYAAGQELVVTLQQIASNLNELVVVGYGTQKKSVITGAISSVRSTELDDMPMSRIEQALQGRASGLTIAASSGQPGAPATVRVRGTTSINNSDPLYVVDGVPIDIGGIDYLNPNDIASIEVLKDAASAAIYGARAASGVILITTKKGSAGAMKVNYSGYYGTQSPARKLHLLDATAYATLRNESALAAGKGLVFPDPAALGKGTDWQSLIFNNHAKIQNHDLSISGGNQKSTYYASFDYYDQEGVVATPISEYKRFTVRFNSAHQINSWLKFGNNLGYSYIKSKGSLNTNSEFGGPLSSAINLDPITPAVITDPTVANSPPYSTYAQYIVRDPQGRPYGISSIVGQEMTNPLAYIQTQLGNYGWSHNIVGNVYAEITPIEGLTFRTSIGAKQAFWGNQSFTPTYYLSPTVSHLGGPELYRTQNQGLIWNWENTISYTRQIHQHHITLLAGTSAQENTSTGLGVTYKGLPVNNYQDASMNFNLPEVTNGIANRPGYGYENQVYRLSSYFGRVVYDYAGRYLLTAILRVDGSSRFGSNNKYGKFPSASIGWIPSMESFWPENRIVSYLKIRGSYGVTGNDNIGDFQYVSTVSGGRNYPFGNDHIQVGYSPNAPANPDLKWEQTSQLNIGFDAVVWNDFNVTFDWYIKKTTGMLLQIQIPGYVGASGEPFGNVASLKDQGFELELGYHKRIGQVELQANGNASYVQNTITNIGDNSFFTAGTFQASAYEIARTAVGHPIASFYGFKILGIFQTQADVDNYVDPKTGGKIQPNARPGDFKWADLNHNGIIDDSDRTFIGNPTPDWTFGFTVSAKWKQFDVLVFGQGVAGNKIFQGLRRLDIPTANWTKAALGRWTGPGTSNSFPRLVDNDPNHNFTYPSTFYLSDGSYLRVKTIQIGYHLPARLIKRMGMDHLRVYVGANNLITFTRYSGYDPEIGGSSYSIDRGVYPQARSYMVGLDFGL